The Tissierella sp. genome has a segment encoding these proteins:
- the rpoD gene encoding RNA polymerase sigma factor RpoD produces MAENNKDNDKVKKSKVEAVKKLITKGKKEGVLTYTEIIDGLEEINLDTEQIEEVYQNLEDMGIEVIGDKEEDILLEKDDIDKDDTEEEDIKEDLSVPKGINVDDPVRMYLKEIGKIPLLTGNEEIELAQRMQDGDEMAKRELAEANLRLVVSIAKRYVGRGMLFLDLIQEGNLGLMKAVEKFDYKKGFKFSTYATWWIRQAITRAIADQARTIRIPVHMVETINKLVRVQRQLVQSLGRDPSPEEIGNEMGMEVERVREIMKIAQEPVSLETPIGEEEDSHLGDFIPDDEVLAPAEAATFTMLREQLIDVLDTLTPREQKVLRLRFGLDDGRARTLEEVGKEFEVTRERIRQIEAKALRKLRHPSRSKKLKDFLE; encoded by the coding sequence ATGGCAGAAAACAATAAGGACAATGATAAAGTAAAAAAGTCAAAAGTTGAAGCAGTTAAGAAATTGATCACTAAGGGAAAAAAAGAAGGTGTACTCACTTATACTGAAATAATAGATGGGTTAGAAGAGATTAATCTTGATACAGAGCAAATAGAAGAAGTATATCAAAATCTTGAAGATATGGGAATAGAAGTTATTGGTGATAAAGAAGAGGACATATTATTAGAAAAAGATGATATTGATAAGGATGATACTGAAGAAGAGGATATTAAAGAAGATTTATCAGTACCAAAAGGTATTAATGTGGATGACCCAGTTAGAATGTATCTAAAAGAAATTGGGAAAATACCTTTGTTAACAGGTAATGAAGAAATTGAATTAGCCCAAAGAATGCAAGATGGAGATGAGATGGCTAAAAGAGAGCTAGCAGAGGCTAACCTTAGGCTTGTAGTGAGCATTGCCAAGAGATATGTGGGCAGAGGTATGCTTTTCCTAGATTTAATTCAGGAAGGCAATTTAGGACTTATGAAGGCAGTAGAGAAATTTGACTATAAAAAAGGTTTTAAATTTTCTACCTATGCGACATGGTGGATTCGTCAAGCTATTACAAGAGCCATTGCAGATCAAGCTAGAACTATTAGAATTCCAGTTCATATGGTGGAAACAATAAATAAATTAGTTAGGGTACAAAGGCAATTGGTTCAATCTTTGGGAAGAGACCCTAGTCCTGAGGAAATTGGTAATGAAATGGGTATGGAAGTAGAAAGAGTTAGAGAAATAATGAAAATAGCACAGGAACCAGTTTCTTTAGAGACTCCGATAGGAGAAGAAGAAGATAGTCATCTAGGTGACTTTATACCAGATGATGAAGTACTAGCCCCTGCAGAAGCAGCCACATTTACCATGTTGAGAGAACAATTAATTGATGTATTAGATACATTAACTCCTAGGGAACAAAAAGTACTTAGACTTAGATTTGGATTAGATGATGGTAGAGCTAGAACACTTGAAGAAGTGGGAAAGGAATTTGAAGTTACAAGAGAGAGGATTAGGCAAATTGAGGCTAAAGCCCTAAGAAAATTGCGTCATCCAAGTAGATCTAAAAAACTTAAGGATTTTCTAGAATAA
- the recO gene encoding DNA repair protein RecO produces MLKTEGIVLKEMRYKDTSKILNVYTNRYGKITILARGAYKPRSRIIANTQPFSYNEYQLYRGKSFFYLNQGDIIDSFYSIRENMERITLGSYMLELVDKSIPEEQENLKLFMLFKKGLEVLSTLDKDYLKFILAYELKFISFLGYKPYLDRCVICGNTDLKKIKFSILEGGIVCSNCIDMSSNSTYINTAMVKIMYDLLYTPLEKAGEIIAAKESLLKLHDIIVEYILYNIDRKMFNSLNLMKYLI; encoded by the coding sequence ATGTTAAAAACTGAAGGAATAGTACTCAAAGAAATGAGATACAAGGATACATCTAAAATATTAAATGTATATACAAATAGATATGGTAAAATTACGATTTTAGCAAGAGGAGCATATAAACCCAGATCTAGAATAATAGCTAATACACAACCATTTTCTTATAATGAATATCAGCTATATAGAGGTAAGAGTTTCTTTTACCTTAATCAGGGAGATATAATCGACTCTTTTTATTCCATTAGAGAAAATATGGAGAGAATAACATTAGGTTCCTATATGCTAGAGCTAGTTGATAAATCAATACCAGAAGAACAAGAAAACCTAAAACTCTTTATGCTCTTTAAAAAAGGGTTAGAAGTTCTCAGCACTTTAGATAAAGATTATCTAAAATTTATCTTAGCATACGAGCTGAAATTTATATCTTTTTTAGGATATAAACCATATTTAGACAGATGTGTAATATGTGGAAATACAGATTTAAAAAAAATTAAGTTTAGCATATTAGAGGGTGGAATAGTTTGTTCTAATTGTATTGATATGAGTTCCAACAGTACCTATATAAATACAGCTATGGTTAAAATAATGTATGATTTATTATATACACCTTTAGAAAAAGCTGGAGAAATAATAGCTGCAAAAGAATCATTGCTTAAATTGCATGATATCATAGTAGAATATATATTATATAACATAGATAGAAAAATGTTTAATTCACTAAATCTAATGAAATATCTAATATAG
- a CDS encoding pyruvate, water dikinase regulatory protein produces MDNSLTIYVLSDSIGETGELLSRAALSQFNSGKYEVKRFPFITAEDQIIEMFEEAKNQQSVVVYTLVIESLKNFIISKGLELNIPTVDLMTPTLDAIESVLGYQPKRESGLIRKLDENYFRKVEAVEFAVKYDDGKDSRGIKKSDIVLVGISRTSKTPLSMYLAHKNFKVANVPLVPEVPAPVELFQKDNRRIIGLVADPMKLNEIRQERLKALGLDDNASYANLERINLELEYSKEIMEKLGCIVINVSHKAIEETAAIVIEHMKKNLGDKIIE; encoded by the coding sequence GTGGATAATAGCTTAACTATTTATGTATTATCAGACTCTATAGGAGAGACGGGAGAATTACTATCTCGTGCAGCTTTAAGCCAATTTAATTCAGGCAAATATGAAGTTAAAAGATTCCCTTTTATTACTGCTGAGGACCAAATAATTGAAATGTTTGAAGAAGCTAAAAATCAGCAGAGTGTAGTGGTTTATACCTTAGTAATAGAAAGTTTGAAGAACTTTATTATATCCAAAGGATTGGAACTAAATATTCCTACTGTTGATTTAATGACTCCTACTCTTGATGCTATTGAATCTGTACTTGGATATCAACCTAAAAGAGAATCCGGATTAATTAGGAAATTAGATGAGAATTATTTTAGAAAGGTAGAAGCTGTTGAATTCGCTGTAAAATATGATGATGGAAAGGATTCAAGAGGAATAAAGAAATCAGATATTGTTCTAGTAGGCATCTCAAGAACTTCTAAAACTCCCTTGAGTATGTATTTAGCTCACAAGAATTTTAAAGTAGCAAATGTACCTTTGGTCCCTGAAGTTCCTGCACCTGTTGAATTATTTCAAAAGGACAACAGAAGAATAATAGGTCTAGTTGCAGATCCAATGAAATTAAATGAGATAAGACAGGAAAGGCTAAAAGCTTTAGGGCTAGATGATAATGCAAGCTATGCAAACCTAGAGAGAATAAACTTAGAGTTAGAATATTCTAAAGAAATAATGGAAAAACTTGGATGCATAGTAATAAATGTATCACATAAAGCTATTGAAGAAACAGCAGCTATTGTTATTGAACATATGAAAAAAAACCTTGGTGATAAAATCATTGAATAG
- a CDS encoding helix-turn-helix transcriptional regulator, with protein sequence MKSILQLSERQEKIIDIVKRSQPITSESIASELNLTRSTLRPDLAILTMSGILDARPKVGYFYTGKTSLSYISEEIKSIKVSDVKSVPVVADESTFLYDAIVLMFLEDVGSVYVTNNGYLAGVVSRKDFLRNSIGGMDLNKAPIGMIMTRMPNIIYVEADDSVLTAAIKLIEHEIDSLPVVEEVATTTEKNYKVVGRITKTTITRLFVELGKND encoded by the coding sequence GTGAAGTCCATTCTTCAATTAAGTGAGAGACAAGAAAAGATTATTGATATAGTTAAGAGAAGTCAGCCTATTACATCAGAGTCTATCGCGTCTGAATTAAACCTAACAAGATCAACCCTAAGGCCAGATTTGGCTATATTAACTATGTCCGGAATATTAGATGCAAGGCCTAAAGTGGGATATTTCTATACTGGGAAGACAAGCCTATCTTACATTTCAGAAGAGATAAAAAGTATTAAGGTATCAGATGTAAAGTCAGTACCAGTGGTAGCAGATGAATCTACATTTTTATATGATGCAATTGTACTAATGTTTTTGGAAGATGTAGGTTCAGTTTATGTAACAAATAATGGATACCTAGCGGGTGTTGTTTCAAGGAAGGATTTCTTAAGAAATTCCATAGGGGGTATGGACTTAAACAAGGCACCCATAGGAATGATAATGACTAGAATGCCAAATATAATCTATGTTGAAGCAGACGATAGCGTATTAACTGCAGCAATAAAACTAATAGAACATGAAATAGATAGTTTACCAGTAGTAGAAGAAGTAGCTACTACTACTGAAAAAAACTATAAAGTGGTAGGTAGGATTACAAAGACTACTATAACAAGACTATTTGTGGAACTTGGCAAAAATGATTGA
- the glyS gene encoding glycine--tRNA ligase subunit beta, which produces MSKCYLLEIGVEELPARLVGDALEQLKSNTKDLMKEERICYENIKLYSTPRRLTLIIEGLEDIQQNLKEKVKGPTKRIAFDQDDNPTKALLGFMRGQGIDIASIYVEVFNEEEYVYADVVKEGKTIEHILSENMPNIIKSINFPKSMRWGGKNIKFARPIRWLISLLDDKVVPFDLEGIEASNITKGHRFLGSSSIEIYNVNEYMDKLRENYVIVDQEERKEIIKYGSERLAKEKGGNLLQDDNLLDEVTNIVEYPTPIIGKIKEEYLSLPVDVVVTPMKEHLRFFPVLDDKKRLLPYFITVRNGNEDFIEVVIKGNEKVLGARLEDAKFFFKDDIKKPLESYVMDLKNIVFQEKLGSLFDKTKRVQKLAYKIGGYLEVGEETEKNIERAGYLAKADLVTKMVSEFTELQGKIGMEYAKASDENEIVSLAIFEQYLPRFAGDELPTTTAGSVLSIADKIDTIAGLFAINIHPTGSQDPFGLRRQALGIINIILDKKLDLSINEIVETALYMYVDVNGLAFDYNKVKDEIMDFFIGRIRNMFMDIGIRYDIVDAVLGTNVDNIYDMKIRANKLNEWLKKEESSEILSAFNRVSNLAEKTTSSEVFRDLLTEDEIELYESFNNVEDKIRSSIEKKEYDKALDYLVTLKGPIDNFFNLVMVMVDDEKIRNNRLGLLKKIYDSMMQICDLSKIVNK; this is translated from the coding sequence ATGAGTAAATGTTATTTACTTGAAATAGGTGTAGAAGAACTTCCAGCAAGGCTTGTTGGGGATGCTCTAGAACAATTGAAATCCAATACTAAGGATTTAATGAAAGAAGAAAGAATTTGTTATGAAAATATAAAGCTATATTCCACACCAAGAAGATTAACCTTAATAATTGAAGGCTTAGAAGATATACAACAAAATTTGAAGGAAAAAGTAAAGGGACCTACTAAAAGAATTGCTTTTGATCAAGATGACAATCCTACTAAGGCATTATTAGGGTTTATGAGAGGGCAAGGAATAGATATAGCATCCATTTATGTAGAAGTATTTAATGAGGAAGAATATGTATATGCAGATGTTGTAAAAGAAGGGAAAACCATAGAGCATATATTAAGTGAAAATATGCCTAATATTATCAAATCAATTAATTTTCCTAAGTCCATGAGATGGGGCGGGAAAAACATTAAATTTGCAAGACCTATTAGATGGTTAATTTCATTATTAGATGATAAAGTAGTACCATTTGATTTAGAAGGTATTGAAGCATCTAACATTACCAAAGGCCATAGATTTTTAGGAAGTAGTAGTATAGAGATATATAATGTAAATGAATATATGGATAAATTGAGAGAGAATTATGTAATAGTAGATCAAGAAGAGAGAAAAGAGATTATAAAATATGGCTCAGAAAGACTTGCCAAGGAAAAAGGCGGGAATTTACTTCAGGATGATAATCTTTTAGATGAGGTAACTAATATAGTTGAATATCCTACTCCAATCATTGGTAAGATTAAAGAAGAATATCTATCTTTACCAGTAGATGTGGTTGTTACGCCTATGAAAGAACATTTAAGATTTTTCCCTGTCCTAGATGATAAAAAAAGACTTTTACCATACTTTATCACTGTAAGAAACGGAAATGAAGATTTTATAGAAGTCGTTATAAAAGGAAATGAAAAAGTTCTAGGTGCTAGATTAGAAGATGCAAAGTTTTTCTTTAAGGATGATATAAAAAAACCATTAGAGTCCTATGTAATGGACTTAAAGAACATAGTGTTTCAAGAGAAATTAGGATCTTTATTTGATAAAACTAAGAGAGTACAAAAATTAGCGTATAAAATTGGTGGTTATCTTGAAGTTGGAGAAGAGACTGAGAAAAACATTGAGAGAGCTGGATATTTAGCTAAAGCAGATTTAGTTACAAAAATGGTTAGTGAATTTACAGAGCTACAGGGTAAAATAGGGATGGAATATGCAAAGGCATCTGATGAAAATGAAATAGTAAGCTTAGCTATATTTGAGCAATATTTACCAAGATTTGCTGGAGATGAACTTCCAACTACAACCGCTGGTTCTGTTCTTAGTATTGCTGATAAAATAGATACTATTGCAGGATTATTCGCTATTAATATTCATCCAACAGGATCTCAGGATCCATTTGGCTTGAGAAGGCAAGCTTTGGGTATTATTAATATAATACTTGATAAAAAGCTTGATTTATCAATTAATGAAATTGTAGAAACAGCTCTATATATGTATGTAGATGTAAATGGCTTAGCATTTGATTATAACAAAGTTAAAGATGAGATTATGGATTTCTTTATTGGACGAATAAGAAATATGTTCATGGATATTGGAATTAGATATGATATTGTAGATGCTGTATTAGGCACCAATGTGGATAATATCTATGACATGAAAATTAGAGCCAATAAATTAAACGAATGGCTTAAAAAAGAAGAATCTTCAGAAATATTATCAGCATTTAATAGGGTTTCCAATTTAGCAGAGAAAACAACATCATCTGAAGTGTTTAGAGATCTGTTAACTGAAGATGAAATTGAACTATATGAAAGCTTTAACAATGTTGAAGATAAAATTAGGAGTTCAATTGAGAAGAAAGAATATGATAAAGCATTAGATTATTTAGTCACATTAAAAGGGCCAATAGATAATTTCTTTAACCTAGTTATGGTAATGGTAGATGATGAAAAAATAAGAAACAATAGACTTGGTTTATTGAAAAAGATATATGATTCTATGATGCAAATCTGTGATTTATCTAAGATAGTAAATAAATAG
- a CDS encoding deoxyguanosinetriphosphate triphosphohydrolase — protein MNIRIRTEKTEEDFLSQYAKLSKDSQGRKDFEEKCTIRTDFQRDRDRIIHSKSFRRLKHKTQVFIAPEGDHFRTRLTHTLEVSQIGRTIGRSLQLNEDLIEAISLGHDLGHTPFGHTGERVLNQLHPKGFRHNEQSVRIVDFLEHKDNKIGLNLTYEVRDGIRNHSGSTKSQTLEGQVVKFADRIAYINHDIDDAIRAGVIEKDTLPIECIEILGNTHGERINTMILDIIKNSMGKNSVSMSPRIANVTNALRDYMFENVYLNKNAKSEESKAEYVLEQLYRYYLKNINFLPEEHLKIYKNMDCEIEDIICDYLAGTTDRYVVNLFNNIFIPKPWQKY, from the coding sequence ATGAATATAAGAATTAGAACTGAAAAGACAGAAGAAGATTTTTTATCTCAATATGCAAAGCTAAGTAAAGATTCTCAAGGTAGAAAGGATTTTGAAGAGAAATGCACCATAAGGACTGATTTTCAAAGAGATAGAGACAGGATAATACATTCTAAATCCTTTAGACGACTTAAGCATAAGACACAGGTCTTTATTGCTCCAGAAGGAGATCATTTCAGGACAAGACTTACTCACACTTTGGAAGTTTCTCAAATAGGTAGAACAATAGGGAGATCACTTCAACTAAATGAAGACTTAATCGAGGCAATATCATTAGGACACGACTTAGGACATACTCCCTTCGGTCATACTGGTGAGAGAGTATTAAATCAATTGCATCCTAAAGGATTTAGGCATAATGAACAATCAGTAAGAATAGTAGACTTTTTAGAACATAAAGATAATAAGATAGGATTAAATTTAACATACGAAGTTAGAGATGGTATAAGAAACCATTCTGGAAGCACTAAATCTCAGACTTTAGAAGGACAAGTAGTAAAATTTGCAGATAGGATAGCATATATTAATCATGATATTGACGATGCTATAAGAGCTGGAGTTATAGAAAAAGATACTTTACCCATAGAATGTATAGAAATTTTGGGAAACACCCATGGAGAAAGAATAAATACCATGATTTTAGACATAATTAAAAATAGTATGGGGAAAAATAGTGTATCCATGAGCCCAAGGATTGCAAATGTCACAAATGCTTTAAGGGATTATATGTTTGAAAATGTATATTTAAATAAAAATGCGAAATCTGAGGAGTCTAAAGCAGAATATGTTTTAGAACAACTTTATAGATATTATTTAAAAAATATAAACTTCCTACCTGAAGAACATTTAAAAATCTATAAGAATATGGATTGTGAGATAGAAGATATTATTTGTGACTATCTAGCTGGTACAACTGATAGATATGTTGTTAATTTATTTAATAATATTTTCATACCAAAACCATGGCAAAAATATTAA
- the era gene encoding GTPase Era, translating into MYKSGFVTVIGRPNVGKSTLLNQVIGEKISIISDKPQTTRNKIQLVYTEENCQIVFLDTPGIQMPKNKLGEYMLKISRSTLEEVDVVTFMVDDSLEIGAMDSMIIEDIRKISTPIVLLINKTDRLNEEEILKLIDKYNKMDLFKEIIPISAMNNDNIDRYIEVLRAMVPEGPQYFPEDMITDQPERFIISEIIREKALLNLDEEVPHGIYVEIDAVKERANKNIIDVFANIYCEKESHKGIVIGKNGAKLKEIGQRAREDIEALMDTKINLQLWVKVEKNWRERDNKVKYFGYK; encoded by the coding sequence ATGTATAAATCAGGATTTGTAACAGTTATAGGAAGGCCCAATGTAGGAAAATCCACTTTGCTTAATCAGGTAATTGGGGAAAAAATATCAATAATTTCAGACAAACCACAGACTACAAGAAATAAAATCCAGTTAGTATATACTGAAGAAAATTGCCAGATAGTATTTCTTGATACACCAGGTATACAAATGCCTAAAAATAAACTAGGTGAGTATATGCTAAAGATTTCAAGGAGTACATTAGAAGAGGTTGATGTAGTTACATTTATGGTTGATGATAGCTTAGAAATTGGAGCAATGGATAGTATGATAATTGAAGATATTAGAAAAATATCTACTCCTATTGTTCTATTGATTAATAAAACCGATAGACTTAATGAAGAGGAGATATTAAAGTTAATTGATAAATATAATAAAATGGATTTATTCAAAGAGATAATACCTATTTCTGCCATGAATAATGACAATATAGATAGATATATTGAAGTCCTAAGAGCTATGGTACCAGAAGGCCCTCAATATTTTCCTGAAGATATGATTACAGATCAACCAGAACGTTTTATTATATCTGAAATAATAAGGGAAAAAGCACTCTTAAATTTAGATGAAGAGGTTCCCCATGGAATATATGTAGAAATAGATGCTGTAAAAGAAAGAGCTAACAAAAACATTATAGATGTATTTGCTAATATATATTGTGAAAAAGAATCCCATAAGGGTATAGTAATTGGGAAGAACGGAGCAAAATTAAAAGAAATTGGACAAAGAGCAAGAGAAGATATAGAAGCATTGATGGATACTAAGATAAATCTTCAGCTTTGGGTTAAGGTAGAGAAAAACTGGAGAGAACGTGACAATAAAGTAAAATACTTTGGATATAAATAA
- the dnaG gene encoding DNA primase, which yields MVGEILGDNMTLFINDETIEKVRDTLDIVNVISDYISLKKSGSNYVGLCPFHNEKTPSFTVSEQKQYFHCFGCGEGGDAVTFIMKRENLGFPEAIKYLADKMGIAIEEIEPKNDKISQERNRGYEINKEAARFFYSNLTKNKNALNYLYKRNIPDKIIKQFGLGYSLDKWDALYNHLKTKGYRSEEIEKLGLIGKKSSSEGYFDKFRDRIIFPIIDVKGRVIGFGGRVFNNTMPKYLNSKETLVFNKGTNLYGLNLLNKFSDRKRIVLVEGYIDVISLFSKGINYAVASLGTALTDKQAKLLKRYGENIYICYDTDQAGINATNKAIQMLLNEDVDPKIILLGDYKDPDDFLKENSLSDFETKLNEALNHIDYRIYINKQKYNLSEAEGKIKFTIEIAKIIKTLKSPIEKDVYINKISKDMNISKEAIQKEIFGNTIRIPSNNNFKERQLISPIKTFLPSGSLTAEIDLIKLMIFDKDYFEIISKEVSLEEFENHECRELLKIIKELYEEDETIDEDFLYKKVKEVSDINNQLIDRVSERRINFLPENIEQMIRDLISKLKISKLESKRNTVKKEIEVLEMKDNRNSDEEDEFLKLCIELINLNKELNLIRHEEGR from the coding sequence ATGGTAGGTGAGATACTAGGTGATAATATGACGTTATTTATTAATGATGAGACAATTGAAAAGGTTCGAGATACTTTGGACATAGTTAATGTTATTTCAGATTATATTTCTTTAAAAAAGTCAGGCTCGAATTATGTAGGACTTTGTCCTTTCCATAATGAAAAAACACCTTCTTTCACAGTATCTGAACAGAAGCAATATTTTCATTGTTTTGGATGTGGAGAAGGTGGAGATGCTGTGACTTTTATAATGAAAAGGGAAAATTTAGGATTCCCTGAGGCAATAAAGTATTTAGCAGATAAGATGGGAATTGCCATAGAAGAAATAGAGCCAAAAAATGATAAGATATCTCAAGAAAGAAATAGGGGATATGAGATAAACAAAGAGGCTGCTAGGTTTTTTTATAGCAATTTGACAAAAAATAAAAATGCCTTAAATTACTTATATAAAAGAAATATTCCAGATAAAATAATAAAGCAATTTGGATTAGGTTATTCTTTAGATAAATGGGATGCTTTATATAATCATCTCAAGACAAAAGGATATCGAAGTGAGGAAATTGAAAAACTAGGATTGATTGGCAAGAAATCCAGTAGTGAAGGATATTTTGATAAGTTTAGGGACAGAATAATTTTTCCAATTATTGATGTAAAAGGAAGAGTAATAGGTTTTGGCGGAAGAGTATTCAATAATACAATGCCAAAATACTTAAATTCTAAAGAAACTTTAGTTTTCAATAAGGGAACTAATCTTTATGGTTTGAATTTATTAAACAAATTTTCAGATAGAAAAAGAATAGTATTAGTTGAAGGATATATTGATGTAATTTCATTATTTAGTAAAGGTATTAATTATGCAGTTGCAAGCCTAGGTACAGCATTAACAGACAAGCAAGCAAAGCTTTTGAAAAGATATGGTGAAAATATTTATATTTGTTATGATACTGATCAGGCTGGGATAAATGCTACAAACAAGGCAATACAAATGTTGTTAAATGAAGATGTAGATCCTAAAATCATATTACTAGGAGATTATAAGGACCCTGATGATTTCTTAAAAGAGAATAGCCTAAGTGATTTTGAAACTAAATTAAATGAAGCCCTAAATCATATCGACTATAGAATTTATATTAACAAGCAAAAGTATAATTTAAGTGAAGCAGAAGGAAAAATTAAATTTACTATAGAGATAGCTAAGATAATAAAGACCTTAAAAAGTCCCATAGAAAAGGATGTTTATATTAATAAGATATCAAAAGATATGAATATATCAAAAGAAGCAATACAGAAAGAGATTTTTGGCAATACTATAAGAATTCCAAGTAATAATAATTTTAAAGAAAGACAATTAATATCTCCTATTAAAACATTTTTACCATCAGGTAGTCTTACTGCGGAGATTGATTTAATAAAGTTGATGATTTTTGATAAGGATTATTTTGAAATTATAAGCAAAGAAGTTTCCTTAGAGGAATTTGAGAATCATGAATGTAGAGAACTTTTAAAGATTATAAAGGAATTATATGAGGAAGATGAAACAATAGATGAAGATTTTCTATATAAAAAAGTAAAGGAAGTGTCCGATATTAACAATCAATTAATAGATAGGGTCTCTGAAAGGCGTATCAATTTTCTCCCAGAAAATATTGAACAGATGATAAGAGATTTAATAAGCAAATTAAAGATTAGTAAATTAGAATCTAAAAGAAACACTGTTAAAAAAGAAATAGAAGTACTGGAAATGAAAGATAATAGAAACTCTGATGAAGAGGATGAATTTCTTAAACTGTGCATTGAACTAATTAATTTGAATAAAGAACTAAACCTCATTAGACATGAGGAAGGGAGGTAA
- the glyQ gene encoding glycine--tRNA ligase subunit alpha, whose protein sequence is MYFQDLMLKLLDYWGSKGCTILEPYDTEKGAGTMSPHTFLRSLGPEPWKVVYIEPSRRPADARYGQNPNRVYQHHQLQVILKPSPDEVQEMYLDSLRAIGIDPLKHDIRFVEDNWEAPTLGAWGLGWEVWLDGMEITQFTYFQQVGSINCELESAELTYGLERIAMYLQDVDNIFDIKWNKNLTYGDIFNKAEYEHSVYSFERADVNVLKGLFNTYEEEAKKTLEDDLVLPSYDYVLKCSHTFNVLDARGAISVSERTNYIGRVRNLARLVASKYIEQRKEMGYPLIKKEGYDNE, encoded by the coding sequence ATGTATTTTCAGGATTTAATGCTGAAATTACTAGATTATTGGGGAAGTAAAGGATGCACTATATTAGAACCTTATGATACGGAAAAAGGTGCTGGAACTATGAGTCCACATACTTTTCTAAGGTCCCTTGGACCAGAACCATGGAAGGTAGTATATATAGAGCCTTCAAGAAGACCTGCAGATGCTAGATATGGGCAAAATCCAAATCGTGTTTATCAACATCACCAACTTCAAGTTATTCTTAAACCTTCGCCAGATGAAGTTCAAGAAATGTACTTGGATAGTTTAAGGGCAATAGGTATAGACCCTTTAAAACATGATATCAGATTTGTTGAGGATAATTGGGAAGCACCAACTCTGGGCGCCTGGGGCTTAGGATGGGAAGTATGGTTAGATGGTATGGAAATTACACAGTTTACATATTTCCAACAAGTGGGTAGCATTAACTGTGAACTGGAGTCTGCAGAACTAACCTATGGATTAGAAAGAATAGCAATGTATCTACAAGATGTAGATAATATATTTGATATAAAATGGAACAAGAATTTGACCTATGGGGACATCTTTAATAAAGCTGAATATGAGCATTCAGTTTATAGTTTTGAGAGGGCAGATGTTAATGTTCTTAAGGGATTATTCAACACTTATGAAGAAGAAGCAAAAAAAACACTAGAGGATGATCTTGTGCTACCAAGCTATGATTATGTACTTAAGTGTTCTCATACATTTAATGTACTAGACGCAAGGGGTGCCATATCCGTATCTGAGAGGACAAATTATATAGGAAGAGTAAGAAATTTAGCTAGGTTGGTAGCATCAAAATATATTGAGCAAAGAAAAGAAATGGGATATCCTCTAATAAAAAAGGAGGGTTATGATAATGAGTAA